CCGGCACGGCGGGCGGCAGTCCCTGCTCGGCCGCTCGTTGCTCGAGATGCCCCCGCAGCGTCGTCTCCATGGCCTCGATGGCCACGTCTTCCTGCCAGCCGGAAGCCAGCATGGCCTGGAGCACCGATTCGGCGCTGTTGCCCGCCTGGGCCTGGTCGACGATCCATTGCCGCAGCTGCGGCGTGATTTGCTGTGTCTGTCCCATGCTTACCCGATCATTTTGCGCCAGCGTACCGCTTCAGCGCGTCTTCGGCGCGGCCGCCGCCCGGTCAGCGCCAGGCCCTGCTGCAAAGCCACTGGCTGGTCGCCACGGCCACCACCAGGGCTGCGTAGCTTGCCATCTTGCCGTCCACCCCGAAATGCCACAGGCCCAGGGCCAGCACCACGCCGCCGGCGGCGGTGTGGCAGGCGACATGCACCCACCAGCGCCCGCGTCCGGGGAACAGCAGGCGGCCGGCGCCGGCCACCAGCAGCGCCAGCACCAGGGCGGGGGCGATGAAGCTCAGCAGATGCCAGAACAGCGCGAGCGGACTCATTCGGGGGAATTGCGGTGGCGCAAGTACTTGATAACTCAGCAAATTTTATAATCCCCCGATGCCGCTCCGCCCAGCTCGCCCGGATTCCCGCCTCAACCAGAGGTGGATGGCGGCCTGCGGACGCCGGGGACGCCGCTGATGGCTGTCTGGGCACTGGGAATTAATCACACCACCGCGCCGCTGGACCTGCGCGGACGGTTCGCCTACGCCGTCGACCAGCTCGAACCGACCTTGCGGGCCTTCCGCGAGTCGCTTGCACGCCGGCACGAAGCCGCCATCCTTTCCACCTGCAACCGCACCGAGATCTATTGCGCCGGCGAGCACAGCGACATCGACCGCACGCTCGACTGGCTCGCGCATTCCGGTGGCGTGCAGCCCGGCGTGTTGCGCTCGCATGCCTACCTGCTGCAGGACGGCAACGCGGCGCGGCACGCCTTCCGCGTCGCCAGCGGCCTGGACTCGATGGTGCTGGGCGAGGCGCAGATCCTCGGGCAAATGAAGGACGCGGTGCGCGCCGCCGACCGGGCGGGCGCGCTGGGCACCACCCTCAACCAGCTGTTCCAGCGCTCGTTCGCGGTGGCCAAGGAGGTGCGCACCTCCACCGAGATCGGTGCCCACTCGATCAGCATGGCGGCGGCCGCGGTGCGGCTGGCGGGACAGCTGTTCGAGGACCTGGGGCAGATCCGCGTGCTGTTCGTGGGCGCGGGCGAGATGATCGAGCTGGCGGCCACGCATTTCGCCGCCCGCAACCCCAAGGCGATCGCGGTGGCCAACCGGACGCTGGAACGCGGCGAGCGGCTCGCCACCCGTTTCGGCGGCGAGACCATGCGCCTGGCGGACCTGCCGTCGCGCCTGCACGAGTTCGACGCCGTCATCAGCTGCACGGCCAGCACGCTGCCGATCATCGGCCTGGGCGCGGTCGAGCGCGCGCTCAAAGCGCGCCGCCACCGGCCGATGTTCATGGTCGATCTGGCGGTCCCGCGCGACATCGAGCCCGAAGTGAAGGCGCTGGAAGACGTGTACCTCTACACCGTCGACGACCTGGCCAGCGTCGTGCAGACCGGCCAGGAAAGCCGCCAGGCCGCGGTCGAGCAGGCCGAAGCCATCATCGATGCCGGGGTCCAGAGCTTCCTGCACTGGATGGACCAGCGTCACCACGTGCCCCTGATCCTGCAGCTCAATGCCCAGGCCGACGAATGGCGGGCCCTGGAGCTGGCGCGCGCCCGCAAGCAGCTGGCCAAGGGCGAGGATGTCGAGGCCGTGCTCGAGGCGCTGTCGCGCGGGCTCACACAGAAGATGCTGCACGGCGCGATGGCCGAACTGCGCAGCGGCGACGCTGCCTCCCGCGACCGCGCCACGAGCGCGATCCAGCACTTTTTCCTGCGCAAAGAGCGTTAGCGCCGGCGCCGCGCAAACCGGCGCGCGGCCACGCTGCCCAGCGCGCCGCGCCCCTTCGAAGCGCAGCGAGACATTCCCTGATCCAACGTGAAATCCTTCCTTCGCCAGCAACTCGAACGCTACCCGGTCCGCCTGCAGGAGCTCGACTTCTTCCTGCAGCAGCCCGAGGTCGTGCAGGACATGGAGCGCTATCGGGCGCTCACGCGCGAGCACGCCGAGGTTTCCGAAGTGGCCGGCCAGTACCGCCTCTACCTGCAGCGGGAAAGCGAGCTCGAGCAGGCGCGGGAGATGGCGGGCGACCCCGAAATGGGCGACATGGCGCGCGAGGAAGCCGCCACGCTGGAAACCGAACTGCCGCAGCTGGAGGATCAGCTGCAGCGGCTGCTGCTGCCCAAGGACCCGGATGACGTGCGCAACACCTTCCTCGAAATCCGCGCCGGCACCGGCGGGGACGAGTCGGCGCTGTTCGCGGGCGACCTGCTGCGCATGTACACGCGCTATGCGGAACGCCAGGGCTGGCGCTGCGAGGTGGTCAGCGAGAGCGCCGGCGAGGTCGGCGGCTTCAAGGAAGTGGTGATCCGCGTGGTCGGCGACGGCGTCTACGGCAAGCTCAAGTTCGAATCGGGCGGCCACCGCGTGCAGCGCGTGCCCGCCACCGAAACGCAGGGGCGCATCCACACCAGCGCCTGTACCGTGGCCGCCTTGCCCGAGCCGGACGAAGCGCAGGCCGTGCAGATCAACCCGGCGGACCTGCGCATCGACACCTTCCGCGCCTCCGGCGCCGGCGGCCAGCACATCAACAAGACCGACTCGGCGGTGCGCATCACCCACCTCCCGACCGGCATCGTGGCCGAGTGCCAGGACGACCGTTCCCAGCACCGCAACAAGGCCAAGGCTCTGCAGGTGCTGGCGGCGCGCATCCGCGAGCAGGAACGCGCCGAGCGCGCGGCCAAGGAGGCCGCCACGCGCAAGGGCCTGATCGGCAGCGGCGACCGCAGCGACCGCATCCGCACCTACAACTTCCCGCAGGGGCGGCTGACCGACCACCGCATCAACCTCACGCTGTACAAGCTGACCTTCATCATGGAAGGCGAGCTCGACGAGGTGATCGAGGCGCTGCTGCTGGCGCGCAAGGCCGAGCAACTCGAAGAACTCGGCCTGGCATGAGCCGCACGGCCGCTCCGAAGGCTCATTGCACCGCAGCCCGTAGGGCGGAGGTTATCCAATGAGCCGCACAGCCGCTTCGAAGGCTCATGGCACCGCAGCCCGTAGGGCGGAGGTTGTCCAATGACGCTTGTCCATGCCCTGGCCTCGGCCGCCGCGCTCGGGCTGGCGCGGCTGGATGCCCAGCTCCTGCTGCTGGAGGCGCTCGGCCGTCCGGGGTCGGACCGGGGCTGGCTGCTGGCGCACGACACCGATGAGATCGAACCGGCCGCCGCACAGCGCTTCCGGTCGCTATGCGAGCGCCGCGCCGCAGGAGAGCCGCTCGCTTACATCGCCGGGCACAAGGAATTCTTCGGACTGTCGCTGCAGGTCGACCCGCGCGTGCTGGTCCCGCGGCCGGACACCGAAACGCTGGTGGAATGGGCGCTCGAGACCATCCGCTCGCGCGCAGCGCCGCGCGTGGTCGACCTGGGCACCGGCAGCGGGGCCATCGCCCTGGCGATCAAGCAGCACCGCGCCGACGCCGCGGTGAGCGCGGTGGACGCCAGCGCAGGCGCGCTGGAAGTGGCGGCCGCCAATGTGCGCGAGCTCGGCCTGGAAGTCGGGCTGCGGCAGGGGTCGTGGCTGGAGGGCGTGGACGGGCGCTTCGACCTGGTCGTCTCCAACCCGCCCTACGTGGCCGAAGCCGATCCGCACCTGCCGGCGCTCAGGCACGAGCCCCTGGATGCGCTGGCGGCGGGACCCGACGGCCTGCGCGACATCCGCACCATCGTGGCCCAGGCCCCCGCCCGCCTGAATGCCGGCGGCTGGCTGCTGCTGGAACACGGCCATGACCAGGCGGCCGACGTGCGCGCGCTGCTGCAGGCGGCCGGCTTCGGCCAGGTGGCCAGCCGCCGCGACCTGGCGGGCATTGAGCGCTGCAGCGGCGGAACGTGGCCCGAATCGGGATAATCGAGCTTATCCAAGTGAACGCGCGCCCCCGGAGAATTTCATGAGTGACACCCAGCACCGCATCGCCGACCTCGTCAAGAACAACGACATCCTGCTGTTCATGAAGGGCAGCGCCAGCTTCCCGATGTGTGGCTTCTCGGGCCGTGCCATCCAGATCCTCAAGGCCTGCGGCGTCGACCCGAAGTCGGTCACCACGGTGAACGTGCTCGAGGACGACGAGATCCGCCAGGGCATCAAGGAATACAGCAACTGGCCGACCATCCCGCAGCTTTACGTCAAGGGTGAATTCATCGGCGGCTCCGACATCATGATGGAGATGTACCAGAGCGGCGAACTGCAGCAGGTGCTCGGAACCACGGCGCAGTAAACGCCCTCGCGCAGCAAGCGCCGTCACCGTCACGCGCGGATCGCGAAGGGCTGTTGCGCGATTGTCCTACCCGCGGCCCACTCCATTGAGTTCTGGCATGGCTTATGCTGGAATGAACGGGAAGACTCTAGGAGTACCCGATGGAAAGTGCGCGCAGTCTCGTTCCTCATCAGTCCTCGTCGTTCAAGCTGCCGATCGCCAGCTTGCGCAATGTCTTCAGGCCCCACGATGTGGAGCGCAAGCTGGCCAAGCTCCCCGGCCGCGACCACGAAAGCCTGCGCACCACCTATGAGCGCATGCTGGAGCGCGGCCCGGAGCGCTTCCAGGTCAAGCCAAGCGGGCTGCCAGACATGGCAGCGCTCTACGAGCAGTTGCCGAATTTCACCGAAGCGCTGGATGACGTGAAGCGCCATGTGGCGCTCGCGCAGGATTCGCGCGACGGGCTCGAAGTCACGCCCATGCTGCTGCTCGGGCCGCCCGGCATCGGCAAGACCCATTTCGCCCGCAAGCTGGCGGAACTGCTAGGGACCGGCATGAACCTGGTGCCCATGTGCTCCGTCACGGCCGGCTGGCTGCTGTCCGGCGCGTCCTCGCAGTGGAAGGGGGCCAAGCCCGGCAAGGTGTTCGAGGCCCTGGTCGAAGGCCAGTACGCCAATCCGGTGATCGTGGTCGACGAGATCGACAAGGCCAACGCCGATGCGCAGTACGACCCGCTGGGCGCCATGTACAGCCTGTTGGAGCACGATACCGCCGCGGACTTCATCGACGAATTCGCCGAGGTCGCGATCGACGCCAGCCAGGTGATCTGGATCATGACCGCCAACGACGAGCGCTGCATCCCGGAGCCGATCCTCAACCGCATGAACGTGTTCGAGATCGAGCCGCCCTCGGCCGACGCCGCGCGCGCGATCGCCTGCAGCCTGTACGTCAGCATCCGAGCCGAACACGGCTGGGGCGGGCGTTTCGAACCGAAGCCGCGCGCCGAGGTGCTGGACCAGCTCGCGCTGCTGGCGCCGCGTGACATGCGGCGTGCGCTGATGACCGGCTTCGGCAATGCGCGGCTGGAAGGCCGCGACGAGATCTGGGTGGAAGACCTGCCCAAGCCCGCCGCCAAGGGCAAGCTGGGCTTCCTGCAGTAGGCGCCAGGGCGCTAGTTGCCGGCGAGCTTGTCCGGCGAGTCCTTCCACTCCCACTGCTTCTTCGCGGCGAGCACGGCGTTCGGGTACTCCGGGCGTCCCCGGCTGCCGTTGTAGCGCCCCAGGGCCATGAACAGGTCACCCCGCTCACGGTCCACCAGGTAGTGGCGCAGGATCACGCAGCCGAAGCGCAGGTTGGTCTGCATGTGAAACAGCTTGCCGGCATCGCCATCGCCGATCAGGCGCGACCAGAAGGGCATCACCTGCATGTAGCCGCGCGCGCCCACGCGGCTCACGGCAAACTTGCGGAAAGCGCTTTCGACCTGGATCAGGCCCAGCACCAGGCTGGGATCCAGAGCCGCTCGCCGGCTCTCGTACCAGACCGTTTCCAGGAATTCCCTGCGTTCCTGCCATTCGGGCTTGCGTCGTTGCAGGCGCCGGCTCATCTCGCCCAGCCATCGCAAGTGGGCCAGGCGCGCCTCGGTGCTCTCGAACTCGGGCTTCGGTGGAGCGGCATTGGCGATCGCCGAACTGAGCGCGGTGCGGATCGAGTCGGCCAGCGGCTCCTCGATCTGGGCGCCCGCCCTCGCGAGCGGGGGCAGCATGGACAGCCCCAGCGCGAGGGGCGCCACGCGCAGGCACGCGCGCCGCGCGATCACGCCTTGAGGCGGCCCTTGACGAAGCCCAGGGCTTCGCTCGCCGCGACCTTGGTGGCCGCAGCGTCGCGGCGGTGCTGGTATTCGAACTGGCCTTCCTTCAGGCCGCGCTCGGAAATCACCACGCGGTGGGGCACGCCGATCAGTTCCCAGTCGGCGAACATGGCGCCCGGGCGCTCGCCGCGGTCG
Above is a window of Ramlibacter tataouinensis DNA encoding:
- the hemA gene encoding glutamyl-tRNA reductase, whose amino-acid sequence is MAVWALGINHTTAPLDLRGRFAYAVDQLEPTLRAFRESLARRHEAAILSTCNRTEIYCAGEHSDIDRTLDWLAHSGGVQPGVLRSHAYLLQDGNAARHAFRVASGLDSMVLGEAQILGQMKDAVRAADRAGALGTTLNQLFQRSFAVAKEVRTSTEIGAHSISMAAAAVRLAGQLFEDLGQIRVLFVGAGEMIELAATHFAARNPKAIAVANRTLERGERLATRFGGETMRLADLPSRLHEFDAVISCTASTLPIIGLGAVERALKARRHRPMFMVDLAVPRDIEPEVKALEDVYLYTVDDLASVVQTGQESRQAAVEQAEAIIDAGVQSFLHWMDQRHHVPLILQLNAQADEWRALELARARKQLAKGEDVEAVLEALSRGLTQKMLHGAMAELRSGDAASRDRATSAIQHFFLRKER
- the prfA gene encoding peptide chain release factor 1, translating into MKSFLRQQLERYPVRLQELDFFLQQPEVVQDMERYRALTREHAEVSEVAGQYRLYLQRESELEQAREMAGDPEMGDMAREEAATLETELPQLEDQLQRLLLPKDPDDVRNTFLEIRAGTGGDESALFAGDLLRMYTRYAERQGWRCEVVSESAGEVGGFKEVVIRVVGDGVYGKLKFESGGHRVQRVPATETQGRIHTSACTVAALPEPDEAQAVQINPADLRIDTFRASGAGGQHINKTDSAVRITHLPTGIVAECQDDRSQHRNKAKALQVLAARIREQERAERAAKEAATRKGLIGSGDRSDRIRTYNFPQGRLTDHRINLTLYKLTFIMEGELDEVIEALLLARKAEQLEELGLA
- the prmC gene encoding peptide chain release factor N(5)-glutamine methyltransferase — protein: MTLVHALASAAALGLARLDAQLLLLEALGRPGSDRGWLLAHDTDEIEPAAAQRFRSLCERRAAGEPLAYIAGHKEFFGLSLQVDPRVLVPRPDTETLVEWALETIRSRAAPRVVDLGTGSGAIALAIKQHRADAAVSAVDASAGALEVAAANVRELGLEVGLRQGSWLEGVDGRFDLVVSNPPYVAEADPHLPALRHEPLDALAAGPDGLRDIRTIVAQAPARLNAGGWLLLEHGHDQAADVRALLQAAGFGQVASRRDLAGIERCSGGTWPESG
- the grxD gene encoding Grx4 family monothiol glutaredoxin; the protein is MSDTQHRIADLVKNNDILLFMKGSASFPMCGFSGRAIQILKACGVDPKSVTTVNVLEDDEIRQGIKEYSNWPTIPQLYVKGEFIGGSDIMMEMYQSGELQQVLGTTAQ
- a CDS encoding AAA family ATPase; translation: MESARSLVPHQSSSFKLPIASLRNVFRPHDVERKLAKLPGRDHESLRTTYERMLERGPERFQVKPSGLPDMAALYEQLPNFTEALDDVKRHVALAQDSRDGLEVTPMLLLGPPGIGKTHFARKLAELLGTGMNLVPMCSVTAGWLLSGASSQWKGAKPGKVFEALVEGQYANPVIVVDEIDKANADAQYDPLGAMYSLLEHDTAADFIDEFAEVAIDASQVIWIMTANDERCIPEPILNRMNVFEIEPPSADAARAIACSLYVSIRAEHGWGGRFEPKPRAEVLDQLALLAPRDMRRALMTGFGNARLEGRDEIWVEDLPKPAAKGKLGFLQ
- a CDS encoding lytic transglycosylase domain-containing protein — its product is MLPPLARAGAQIEEPLADSIRTALSSAIANAAPPKPEFESTEARLAHLRWLGEMSRRLQRRKPEWQERREFLETVWYESRRAALDPSLVLGLIQVESAFRKFAVSRVGARGYMQVMPFWSRLIGDGDAGKLFHMQTNLRFGCVILRHYLVDRERGDLFMALGRYNGSRGRPEYPNAVLAAKKQWEWKDSPDKLAGN